The Arthrobacter sp. NicSoilC5 genome has a window encoding:
- a CDS encoding DNA polymerase III subunit gamma and tau, whose translation MTVTTALYRRYRPDSFADVIGQEHVTEPLMTALRKNRVNHAYLFSGPRGCGKTTSARILARCLNCAQGPTDTPCGTCPSCVELARGGSGSLDVIEIDAASHGGVDDARDLRERATYAPVRDRYKIFIIDEAHMVTSAGFNALLKIVEEPPEHIKFIFATTEPDKVIGTIRSRTHHYPFRLVPPEPLMAYLELLCRQENVPVAPGVLSLVIRAGGGSVRDSLSVLDQLMAGAGPNGLDYELAVALLGYTHASLLDDVVEAVAASDAATVFRAVDRVIQTGHDPRRFVEDLLERFRDLIIVQAMPESAHAILRGMPADQIARLQNQAHNLGAAELSRAADVTNTALTEMTGATSPRLHLELLCARILLPSAEQNERGMAARIDRVERRLNYAGNDVGAPATAAPASAEAPAAFQPTPVQPTAVQPTAPAATPAGSPLDSQRAHQPAAPEPSANTAAAHPSAAQAAGAQSASAQAGPAAPAWPGSGDEQVAPAPDGARSPLTPPRVSTSDWPVEEPSRPRTPQGPQGSAPGAGTTNPTQRASSGPQDHAALQAQDNAAPQAQAQAHAAPQGQEDRPAPGQAAATRVPDRPQAQSDQVPASHGPGSNSPGAQTPGQQVQGQQVQGQQAPVHQAPAAHHQAPGGSSPANPPAMGDVEVLRRAWPDVLQALSKIKRSTWALVEPNAQVQAFDGSVLTLSFTTSGLAGAFGRADHSDNLRQAIHKTVGIDCQIQAVAGGASQASSEPNPKVPASPVVPATSADVAWGLAPASASASASASASASAQATPAVQVPAAAAGTGTPLGGSSGSPAAAGSSPAAGSTAPSGSSGSSAVAAIPSAAPAAAPSTAAPSTATPPGAPSPGARPAADANARGNHGMDPAGSGPSATAGASTRAAGTAATAGTNSAHPGYPPAGGDYSYSDDDWGPPRDEDAPPLDEEPPMDWEPSARPGNRPAPPSPATGADQAAGGAHPAAAARPQGTGGPGSSTASQPAGQPASLPAGAAHDPWTRAVEQAPGVWVVGDKSNVGAKPAPASANDNIGASASVPHYEPATAQVPPSIPVAPAAMAAAAAGPDCAAGAVFGSSRTEPDAGPYQAQSPDPSPVPEFAMAAAAPAPVTHASAAQGAVAQAPVPQPTASQAAVAQAAARASVAQAPAAPSRPQPGNAVPASAGTSAPAAGRTETRQSLYQRLSNSPEAEAGRAKAPARAAAAPSAYVQDIPSADDETIEESGVFGRAAVERILGGKLIEERSLDGSPVTPRY comes from the coding sequence GTGACAGTTACTACCGCCCTGTACCGCAGATACCGTCCCGACTCGTTCGCTGACGTTATTGGCCAGGAGCATGTCACCGAGCCGTTGATGACGGCTTTGCGGAAAAACCGCGTCAACCACGCCTACCTTTTCTCGGGCCCCAGGGGCTGCGGCAAGACCACGTCCGCCCGTATCCTGGCCCGCTGCCTCAACTGCGCCCAAGGCCCCACGGACACTCCCTGCGGAACCTGCCCCAGTTGCGTTGAGCTGGCCCGCGGCGGCTCGGGTTCCCTCGATGTCATCGAGATTGACGCCGCGAGCCATGGCGGTGTTGACGACGCCAGGGACCTCCGCGAGCGCGCCACCTACGCCCCCGTGCGGGACCGCTACAAGATCTTCATCATCGACGAAGCCCACATGGTCACCTCCGCCGGGTTCAACGCCCTGCTGAAGATCGTGGAAGAGCCGCCGGAACACATCAAGTTCATCTTCGCCACCACAGAGCCGGACAAGGTCATTGGAACCATCCGTTCCAGGACCCACCACTACCCGTTCCGGCTGGTGCCGCCGGAGCCCCTGATGGCCTACCTGGAGCTTCTGTGCCGCCAGGAAAACGTTCCCGTCGCCCCTGGCGTCCTGTCACTGGTCATCCGCGCCGGCGGCGGCTCCGTCCGCGATTCGCTCTCCGTCCTGGACCAGCTCATGGCAGGCGCCGGACCCAACGGGCTGGACTATGAGCTCGCCGTGGCCCTGCTCGGCTACACCCACGCTTCACTGCTGGACGACGTCGTGGAAGCCGTGGCTGCTTCTGACGCCGCCACCGTTTTCCGCGCCGTGGACCGGGTCATCCAGACGGGCCACGATCCCCGCCGGTTCGTAGAGGACCTGCTGGAGCGCTTCCGCGACCTGATCATCGTGCAGGCCATGCCCGAGAGCGCCCACGCCATCCTGCGCGGGATGCCGGCGGACCAGATCGCCCGGCTGCAGAACCAGGCCCACAACCTTGGCGCGGCGGAGCTTTCCCGGGCCGCTGATGTTACCAACACGGCCCTGACCGAAATGACCGGGGCCACGTCCCCCCGGCTGCACCTGGAGCTGTTGTGCGCCCGGATCCTGCTGCCCAGCGCTGAACAGAATGAGCGCGGCATGGCAGCCCGGATCGACCGGGTGGAGCGGCGGCTGAACTACGCCGGGAACGACGTCGGTGCTCCCGCCACGGCAGCGCCGGCATCGGCGGAGGCGCCGGCGGCGTTCCAGCCAACACCAGTCCAACCAACGGCAGTCCAGCCCACGGCACCAGCTGCCACTCCCGCCGGCTCCCCGCTGGATTCCCAGCGCGCGCACCAGCCGGCCGCCCCGGAGCCTTCTGCCAATACTGCTGCGGCCCACCCTTCCGCAGCCCAGGCTGCAGGGGCCCAATCCGCGTCCGCCCAGGCCGGACCGGCTGCTCCCGCCTGGCCCGGTTCCGGGGACGAACAGGTTGCTCCCGCCCCTGACGGCGCCCGCAGTCCCCTGACACCCCCGCGGGTCAGCACCAGCGACTGGCCCGTCGAGGAACCGTCCCGGCCCCGGACACCACAGGGCCCCCAAGGTTCTGCCCCCGGCGCGGGGACCACCAACCCCACCCAGCGGGCCTCTTCAGGGCCGCAAGACCATGCAGCGCTGCAGGCCCAAGACAACGCAGCGCCCCAGGCCCAAGCCCAAGCCCATGCAGCACCGCAGGGACAGGAAGACCGGCCGGCGCCCGGCCAGGCCGCAGCCACTCGCGTCCCGGACCGGCCGCAGGCCCAAAGCGACCAGGTGCCAGCCAGCCACGGGCCTGGCAGCAACTCCCCCGGCGCCCAAACGCCAGGCCAGCAGGTGCAAGGCCAGCAGGTGCAAGGCCAGCAGGCCCCTGTTCATCAGGCTCCCGCAGCGCACCACCAAGCACCCGGCGGGTCGTCCCCGGCCAACCCCCCGGCCATGGGCGACGTCGAGGTTCTTCGCAGGGCCTGGCCGGATGTCCTGCAGGCGCTGTCCAAAATTAAGCGCAGCACCTGGGCCCTCGTTGAACCCAATGCGCAGGTCCAGGCGTTCGACGGCAGTGTCCTGACCCTGTCCTTCACCACGTCCGGCCTTGCCGGCGCCTTCGGCAGGGCGGACCATTCGGACAACCTGCGCCAAGCCATCCACAAGACCGTCGGCATTGACTGCCAGATCCAGGCGGTTGCCGGCGGCGCCAGCCAGGCGAGCTCTGAGCCAAACCCAAAAGTTCCCGCCAGCCCGGTGGTTCCGGCCACCTCAGCTGACGTTGCCTGGGGCCTGGCCCCTGCCTCTGCCTCTGCCTCTGCCTCTGCCTCTGCCTCTGCCTCTGCGCAGGCAACCCCAGCGGTGCAGGTACCCGCTGCAGCGGCGGGCACCGGAACGCCGCTGGGCGGTAGTTCCGGAAGCCCAGCCGCTGCCGGCAGCTCCCCCGCCGCGGGCAGCACCGCCCCTTCCGGCAGTTCGGGAAGTTCTGCTGTTGCCGCAATCCCGTCGGCCGCACCTGCAGCCGCCCCTTCAACTGCCGCCCCTTCTACTGCCACCCCTCCGGGTGCCCCCTCTCCGGGGGCACGCCCGGCGGCCGACGCCAACGCGAGGGGCAACCACGGCATGGATCCTGCGGGGTCTGGCCCCAGTGCCACTGCCGGTGCCAGCACCCGGGCTGCAGGGACCGCTGCCACTGCCGGCACGAATTCAGCCCACCCCGGGTACCCGCCTGCCGGAGGCGACTATTCCTACTCCGATGACGATTGGGGACCGCCGCGGGATGAGGACGCTCCCCCGCTGGATGAGGAACCCCCCATGGACTGGGAGCCCTCCGCACGTCCGGGCAACCGGCCGGCACCACCTTCCCCTGCCACTGGCGCCGACCAGGCGGCAGGCGGCGCCCACCCTGCAGCTGCCGCGCGCCCCCAGGGGACTGGTGGCCCGGGCTCGAGCACCGCTTCCCAACCCGCTGGCCAACCGGCTTCCCTGCCTGCTGGTGCCGCCCACGATCCCTGGACCCGGGCCGTGGAACAGGCACCCGGCGTATGGGTAGTGGGAGACAAGAGCAACGTCGGCGCCAAGCCGGCACCTGCATCCGCGAATGACAACATTGGGGCGTCCGCCAGCGTCCCCCATTACGAGCCCGCAACCGCCCAAGTGCCGCCCTCCATTCCCGTGGCCCCGGCAGCCATGGCTGCTGCCGCAGCGGGGCCAGACTGCGCTGCGGGGGCAGTTTTCGGCTCCAGCCGGACGGAGCCGGATGCGGGGCCGTACCAGGCCCAATCCCCGGATCCTTCCCCGGTACCCGAGTTCGCCATGGCGGCCGCCGCACCTGCCCCGGTCACCCATGCTTCGGCTGCCCAGGGCGCTGTTGCCCAGGCACCGGTTCCACAGCCAACCGCTTCCCAGGCAGCGGTTGCACAGGCGGCGGCGCGTGCGTCCGTTGC
- a CDS encoding oxygenase MpaB family protein, which translates to MRNVLRTWQDEIKKTFSGRADAPPDWTLKLAEGDNAGYHLPGSAVWAVHGSMTPIVGGIRTLLMQSLHPGALAGVHEHSNFRDDPLRRLANTIRWIFTVTYGSTDAAEEATRRVRRLHEPVQGNYEDNDGEVRTYSANDPGLANWIHLAFTDGFLAAHRIWGGPIPGGPDAYVREWAQAGRLMGVEDPPLTEAQMRSQLERWYAQGALRADGRVTETVEFIRNAPLHPLLKPGYRILFAAAVYSLEPRYRQMLGLSLPRLGPFPLPVRLTTKVVLGVVHLALGGPRRRMGPSETAARQRLRRLGEPLADLA; encoded by the coding sequence ATGCGCAATGTCCTTCGTACCTGGCAGGACGAAATCAAAAAGACCTTCTCAGGCAGGGCCGACGCCCCGCCGGACTGGACGCTCAAGCTGGCCGAGGGCGACAACGCCGGCTACCACCTGCCCGGTTCGGCGGTGTGGGCGGTGCACGGCTCCATGACGCCCATCGTGGGTGGAATCCGCACACTGCTCATGCAGTCGCTCCATCCTGGTGCGCTCGCGGGCGTGCACGAGCACTCCAACTTCCGTGACGACCCCCTGCGCCGGCTGGCCAACACAATCCGCTGGATCTTTACGGTCACCTATGGATCCACGGACGCCGCGGAGGAAGCAACACGGCGGGTACGCCGCCTGCATGAGCCAGTCCAGGGCAACTACGAGGACAACGACGGCGAAGTGCGCACCTACAGTGCCAACGACCCTGGGCTGGCCAACTGGATCCACCTGGCCTTCACAGACGGTTTCCTCGCAGCCCACAGGATTTGGGGCGGCCCCATCCCCGGCGGCCCGGACGCCTACGTGCGGGAGTGGGCCCAGGCCGGGCGGCTGATGGGGGTGGAAGACCCGCCGCTGACGGAGGCGCAGATGCGCAGCCAACTGGAACGCTGGTACGCGCAGGGGGCGCTGCGGGCGGACGGCCGGGTCACAGAAACGGTGGAGTTCATCCGCAATGCGCCGCTGCATCCGCTGCTGAAGCCTGGCTACCGGATCCTGTTTGCCGCTGCGGTCTACAGCCTGGAACCCCGGTACCGCCAGATGCTGGGGCTCTCTCTTCCACGGCTGGGCCCGTTTCCCCTGCCCGTGCGGTTAACCACAAAGGTGGTGCTCGGCGTCGTCCACCTGGCCCTGGGCGGTCCCCGGAGGCGGATGGGTCCCAGCGAAACAGCAGCGAGGCAGCGCCTGAGGCGGCTTGGTGAACCGCTGGCAGATCTGGCCTGA
- a CDS encoding M23 family metallopeptidase, with amino-acid sequence MGKNSVPGNRKPDQRTFPPVARAVAAAGVLAASVCAVNLSAGSAEPPQLARSVAGTATTPGSAAPYGTSGTAKLREGHGEPAPTATDQLGATALPPAIFSNPQVALAFPHTSIGGADQGATAALTLGPAGAGRPLPGFLMAPLQLLDPSSPFGFRVSPISGAAGDFHLGQDYAAPCGTPVYAADSGVVRAAGWHPWGGGNRIEIDHGDGLITTYNHLESIGVHTGDQVRVGQVIARVGTTGWSTGCHLHFEAILNGRYTNPLRWNFLQLRALDQALPGEMVSYAPGMGLSGGRISWTIPLQVDPGDGLPAAGLQVSPFPPLFVPGPAPSPSQATGIVLPAPNVQLTTTAPPTAEPSVSAAPPSPAAAPSDASTVPASPTPSPSPTEPSPSPTSPTLTSPSPTPSPTPTSPTPTSPTPTSPSPTPSPTPSPSPTDPASPTPTTSPVPAQPTPTEPAPAPTPVETAPAPDPAPAPTPVEPAPAPAPEPAPAPAPVETAPAPAPAPAPVEPAPAPTTTAPAPAPTLPPAEPAPAPTTTAPAPAPTLPPAEPAPTPTPTPTPTSTEPVPTAPPA; translated from the coding sequence TTGGGCAAGAATTCCGTGCCCGGCAACCGCAAGCCGGACCAGCGTACCTTTCCCCCCGTTGCCCGGGCTGTCGCTGCTGCCGGCGTGCTGGCGGCCTCCGTCTGCGCCGTCAACCTTTCCGCCGGCTCCGCTGAGCCGCCACAGTTGGCGCGGTCGGTAGCCGGAACCGCGACCACTCCGGGCAGTGCCGCACCGTACGGAACGTCCGGAACGGCGAAGCTCCGGGAAGGGCACGGCGAACCAGCCCCGACGGCAACGGACCAGCTTGGCGCCACTGCCCTTCCGCCGGCCATCTTCTCCAATCCGCAGGTGGCCCTGGCCTTCCCGCACACGTCCATCGGCGGCGCCGACCAGGGCGCCACGGCGGCCCTCACGCTGGGCCCGGCCGGTGCCGGCAGGCCATTGCCCGGCTTCCTCATGGCACCACTGCAACTTCTGGACCCAAGCTCGCCGTTCGGGTTCCGGGTCAGCCCGATCAGCGGGGCAGCGGGAGACTTCCACCTGGGCCAGGATTACGCCGCCCCCTGCGGAACCCCGGTCTACGCCGCTGATTCCGGTGTTGTGCGGGCAGCCGGCTGGCACCCCTGGGGCGGTGGCAACCGGATTGAGATTGACCACGGCGACGGGCTCATCACCACCTACAACCACCTCGAATCCATTGGTGTGCACACCGGCGACCAGGTGCGGGTGGGCCAGGTCATCGCGCGCGTTGGCACCACCGGATGGTCCACGGGCTGCCACCTGCATTTCGAGGCAATCCTGAATGGCCGCTACACCAACCCCCTGAGATGGAACTTCCTCCAGCTCCGGGCGCTTGACCAGGCCCTTCCGGGTGAGATGGTTTCGTACGCGCCCGGCATGGGGTTGTCCGGCGGCAGGATCAGCTGGACCATCCCCCTCCAGGTTGATCCGGGTGACGGGCTCCCCGCAGCGGGGCTCCAGGTTTCACCCTTCCCGCCGCTTTTCGTACCCGGCCCGGCACCGTCGCCATCCCAGGCAACGGGCATCGTGCTGCCCGCTCCCAACGTGCAGTTGACGACGACGGCACCGCCGACTGCTGAACCGTCGGTAAGCGCCGCGCCGCCTTCGCCCGCGGCGGCACCCAGCGATGCTTCGACCGTCCCGGCAAGCCCGACGCCGTCTCCGTCACCGACGGAGCCATCGCCGTCGCCCACTTCACCCACCCTGACTTCACCAAGTCCCACGCCGTCGCCGACACCCACTTCGCCGACCCCGACTTCGCCAACTCCGACGTCACCAAGTCCCACGCCGTCGCCCACACCGTCGCCGTCGCCCACGGACCCTGCAAGCCCAACGCCGACGACTTCGCCGGTTCCCGCCCAGCCCACGCCCACTGAACCGGCTCCGGCGCCAACGCCGGTTGAGACCGCGCCCGCCCCCGACCCGGCTCCGGCGCCAACACCGGTGGAACCTGCCCCCGCTCCCGCCCCAGAACCGGCTCCGGCTCCTGCTCCGGTGGAGACCGCGCCCGCTCCCGCCCCGGCCCCAGCACCGGTTGAGCCGGCCCCGGCACCAACCACCACCGCCCCGGCACCTGCGCCGACCCTGCCGCCCGCGGAGCCGGCCCCGGCACCAACCACCACCGCCCCGGCACCTGCGCCGACCCTGCCGCCCGCGGAGCCTGCCCCCACGCCGACGCCAACCCCCACCCCTACCTCGACAGAACCAGTACCGACTGCACCCCCGGCCTAG
- a CDS encoding glutathione peroxidase, giving the protein MNISPLTRSHRPLYPIPLILNDGTRTYFGQFKGKVVLVVNVASNCGFTRQYAGLEALYGKFRDRGFEVLGVPCNQFAGQEPGTDSDIADFCERNFGVTFTLTAKAEVRGRNQHLLYSELTKFKTGLLPGLVKWNFEKFLVNREGDVVARFAPTVEPDSAEIIEAIEHALE; this is encoded by the coding sequence ATGAACATCTCTCCTCTGACACGCAGCCACCGACCCCTCTATCCGATCCCGCTGATCCTGAACGATGGCACCAGGACATATTTCGGCCAGTTCAAGGGAAAAGTGGTGTTGGTGGTCAATGTGGCCTCCAACTGCGGCTTCACGCGGCAGTACGCAGGCCTGGAGGCCCTCTACGGCAAGTTCCGCGACAGGGGGTTCGAGGTCCTGGGCGTTCCGTGCAACCAGTTCGCAGGGCAGGAGCCGGGGACGGACAGCGACATTGCTGACTTCTGCGAACGGAATTTCGGTGTCACGTTCACGTTGACGGCCAAGGCAGAGGTCCGCGGCAGGAACCAGCACCTGCTCTATTCGGAGCTCACCAAGTTCAAGACCGGGCTATTGCCGGGGCTGGTGAAGTGGAATTTCGAGAAGTTCCTGGTCAACCGGGAGGGGGACGTGGTGGCGAGGTTCGCCCCCACGGTCGAGCCCGACTCTGCAGAGATCATCGAGGCCATCGAGCATGCGCTCGAATAA
- a CDS encoding phosphodiesterase, with translation MEHIEAEHPRPRHFLLHLSDPHLLGGPEPLYGTVDSEARLIQLFDEVKASGARPEAVIFTGDLADKGDAEAYVKLRAIVEPACKEMGAQVIWAMGNHDDRANFRRGLLDQPGSDAPVDHSYFINGLRVITLDTTVPGFHHGELSPSQLEWLARQLETPAPDGTILALHHPPVPSVLDLSVLVELRDQASLAAVVRNSDVRTILAGHLHYSTTASFAGVPVSVASASCYTQDLNVPVGGTRGQDGGQAFNLVHVYEHTIVHSVVPMGSAPTVGEYVSPEETARRLEAAGIRIPETTKQRGSTKLGVPTSR, from the coding sequence ATGGAGCACATCGAGGCCGAACACCCCCGGCCACGCCACTTCCTACTCCACCTGAGCGATCCCCACCTGTTGGGAGGTCCAGAACCCCTCTACGGAACCGTCGACAGCGAAGCCAGGCTTATCCAGCTCTTCGATGAAGTCAAAGCGTCCGGGGCCAGGCCGGAGGCCGTGATCTTCACGGGCGACCTTGCCGACAAGGGCGATGCCGAGGCGTACGTGAAGCTTCGGGCCATCGTCGAGCCGGCCTGCAAGGAGATGGGCGCCCAGGTCATCTGGGCCATGGGAAACCATGACGACCGGGCCAACTTCCGCAGGGGACTTCTTGACCAGCCCGGCAGTGACGCGCCGGTTGACCACAGCTACTTCATCAACGGGCTGCGGGTCATCACCCTGGACACCACCGTCCCGGGATTCCACCACGGCGAACTGAGTCCATCGCAGCTGGAGTGGCTGGCCCGCCAGCTGGAAACCCCTGCCCCGGACGGCACCATCCTGGCCCTCCACCACCCGCCGGTCCCGTCAGTGCTGGACCTCTCGGTGCTGGTGGAACTGCGCGATCAGGCGTCCCTGGCCGCAGTAGTGCGTAATTCGGATGTCCGCACCATCCTGGCCGGACACCTGCACTACTCCACCACCGCGAGCTTCGCCGGCGTTCCCGTCTCGGTGGCGTCGGCTTCCTGCTACACCCAGGACCTTAATGTACCTGTGGGCGGAACCCGCGGGCAGGACGGCGGCCAGGCGTTCAACCTGGTGCACGTGTATGAACACACCATCGTGCACTCCGTGGTGCCGATGGGCAGTGCCCCCACCGTTGGCGAGTATGTGTCTCCCGAGGAGACGGCCCGGCGGCTGGAGGCTGCCGGGATTAGGATCCCGGAAACCACCAAGCAGCGCGGCAGCACCAAACTCGGGGTGCCTACCAGCCGGTAA
- a CDS encoding stealth family protein gives MQVRMPTSTSTETTITEAPVQDEVYYGAQASVEEQFHAEITSAAAERRLGHRADVVRHKGRYALINDTRTPYQAMVEDLLFLRNVLANAGLSYLLVRGNNDRPVLALDWKDRKKLRTALVEACRDEPFYSMTVDAKKKTSVLVADGELSPNRQGRIFRLYRPRVEPVGGFEFGASAGVQIELWSFEGEQLILPIENSLTRRTLLRQDAVRGTVERYGHTWPTIENMFADHASDISFDIDIVFSWVDGSSPEYIAARRAQQKGHVLGEGDDHEARFRQINELKYALRSVYMFAPWIRRIFIATDSPAPSWLAEHPSVTIVRSEEFFSDPSVLPTHNSQAVECQLQHIEGLSEHFLYSNDDMFFGRPVGPDMFFTPGGITKFIEAETRIGLGENDAERSGFENAARVNRKLLWNRFGRITTRHLEHTAAPLRRSVVGQMEEEFPEEFRKTAASRFRAADNISVTNSFYHYYALLTGRAVTQTAAKVRYVDTTMRSGLKYLPKLLAKRNMDFFCLNDGSFPEVSADERAEVVTDFLERYFPIKAPWEK, from the coding sequence ATGCAGGTAAGAATGCCCACTTCCACCAGCACGGAGACAACCATTACAGAAGCACCGGTCCAGGACGAGGTCTACTACGGCGCCCAGGCGTCAGTGGAAGAACAATTTCACGCCGAAATCACGTCGGCAGCAGCAGAACGGCGGCTGGGCCACCGGGCCGACGTCGTCCGGCACAAGGGCCGCTATGCCCTGATTAACGACACCAGGACCCCCTACCAGGCCATGGTGGAAGACCTGCTGTTCCTGCGGAACGTCCTGGCGAACGCCGGCCTGTCGTACCTCCTGGTCCGCGGCAACAATGACCGCCCCGTGCTGGCCCTGGACTGGAAGGATCGGAAGAAACTCCGGACTGCCCTGGTGGAGGCATGCCGGGACGAGCCCTTCTACTCCATGACCGTGGACGCGAAGAAGAAGACGTCCGTCCTGGTGGCGGACGGCGAGCTGTCCCCCAACCGGCAGGGACGCATCTTCCGGCTGTACCGGCCGCGGGTGGAGCCGGTGGGCGGTTTCGAGTTCGGCGCCTCTGCCGGCGTCCAGATTGAGCTGTGGTCCTTCGAGGGAGAACAGCTCATCCTTCCGATCGAGAACTCCCTGACCCGCAGGACGCTGCTGCGCCAGGATGCGGTCCGGGGCACCGTGGAGCGTTACGGACACACGTGGCCCACCATCGAGAACATGTTTGCGGACCACGCCAGCGACATCAGCTTCGACATCGACATCGTGTTCTCCTGGGTGGACGGCAGCTCCCCCGAATACATCGCGGCCCGCCGCGCCCAGCAAAAGGGACATGTCCTGGGCGAAGGCGACGACCATGAGGCCCGGTTCCGGCAGATCAACGAACTCAAGTACGCACTGCGGTCCGTGTACATGTTTGCGCCCTGGATCCGCCGGATCTTCATCGCCACGGACTCCCCCGCTCCTTCCTGGCTGGCGGAGCACCCTTCCGTCACCATCGTCCGGAGCGAGGAGTTCTTCTCCGATCCCTCGGTGCTGCCCACGCACAATTCACAGGCTGTGGAGTGCCAGCTGCAGCACATCGAGGGGCTGTCCGAGCACTTCCTCTACTCCAACGACGACATGTTCTTTGGCCGGCCGGTGGGCCCGGACATGTTCTTCACGCCCGGCGGCATCACCAAGTTCATCGAGGCGGAAACCAGGATTGGCCTGGGCGAGAACGATGCCGAGCGCAGCGGGTTCGAAAACGCCGCCCGGGTGAACCGCAAGCTCCTGTGGAACCGGTTCGGCCGGATCACCACCCGCCACCTGGAGCACACTGCCGCGCCCCTGCGGCGGAGCGTGGTGGGCCAGATGGAGGAGGAGTTCCCGGAGGAGTTCCGCAAGACGGCGGCCAGCCGGTTCCGTGCAGCGGACAACATCTCCGTGACCAATTCCTTCTACCACTACTACGCCCTGCTGACCGGCCGCGCCGTGACGCAGACTGCGGCGAAGGTGCGCTACGTGGACACCACCATGCGCTCGGGCCTGAAGTACCTGCCCAAGCTGCTGGCCAAGCGGAACATGGATTTCTTCTGCCTGAACGACGGCAGCTTCCCTGAGGTCAGCGCGGACGAGCGCGCCGAAGTGGTGACGGACTTCCTGGAAAGGTACTTCCCCATCAAGGCACCCTGGGAGAAGTAG
- a CDS encoding LytR C-terminal domain-containing protein, producing the protein MASKRPKDPGILHGHHVVSGPELRAAMEAARDADETVRVRRRVLHGVVLVLLIGVIAAGIIVALAIINGRLKLPSAEPARTPVSSCPAPTFDYTPTDKINLNVYNSTSRPGLARSVADELLARKFVVGNVSNINAGYRGVAAVVSGAAGQAEAFTVQRHVPGSDYFQDGRTDASVDVILAQDYKALVPPELVDQTPGKLSCPRENRRTADTDKLPVMPAAAPTP; encoded by the coding sequence ATGGCTAGCAAGCGGCCAAAGGATCCCGGCATCCTGCATGGCCACCACGTTGTTTCCGGACCTGAGCTGCGCGCCGCCATGGAAGCGGCAAGGGACGCCGACGAAACCGTCCGGGTCCGCCGCCGCGTGCTGCACGGCGTGGTGCTGGTCCTGCTCATCGGAGTGATCGCCGCAGGCATCATCGTTGCCCTGGCCATCATCAACGGCCGGCTGAAGCTGCCGTCGGCCGAGCCCGCCCGGACCCCGGTGTCATCCTGTCCGGCCCCAACGTTCGACTACACGCCCACCGATAAGATCAACCTCAACGTCTACAACTCCACCAGCCGGCCCGGCCTTGCCCGCTCCGTTGCGGACGAACTGCTGGCACGCAAGTTTGTGGTGGGGAACGTGTCGAATATCAACGCCGGCTACCGGGGCGTGGCTGCGGTGGTGTCAGGCGCCGCAGGCCAGGCGGAGGCGTTCACGGTGCAGCGCCATGTGCCCGGATCGGATTACTTCCAGGACGGCAGGACAGACGCCAGCGTGGACGTCATCCTGGCGCAGGATTACAAAGCGCTGGTCCCGCCGGAACTGGTGGACCAGACACCGGGAAAGCTCAGCTGCCCGCGGGAGAACCGGCGCACGGCGGACACGGACAAGCTGCCCGTCATGCCCGCCGCCGCTCCTACGCCCTGA
- a CDS encoding TetR/AcrR family transcriptional regulator translates to MPRISAASNAEQRADTQRRILTAFGELLFTHGLPGLTMTDVARHAGVGRTAVYNYYADIEELLISYALDETEKFLSDLRESLNRLENPVERLALYVRAQVVDLSRRHLPPGPAMGAVLSPSSFAKLSDHVGELSVLLQGILRDGMEQGYLPVADVGQQSQLILGTLSSSAARGSDEPAELEARVARTVRFIQLGAGARFDDGGRPVRVGQLPAVAG, encoded by the coding sequence ATGCCCAGGATTTCAGCGGCCAGCAACGCCGAACAACGCGCGGACACCCAGCGCCGCATCCTCACCGCTTTCGGCGAGCTCCTTTTCACCCATGGCCTCCCGGGGCTGACCATGACGGATGTGGCCCGGCACGCAGGTGTGGGCCGCACCGCCGTGTACAACTACTACGCGGACATCGAAGAACTGCTGATCTCCTACGCTCTGGACGAGACCGAGAAGTTCCTCTCCGACCTGCGCGAATCGCTGAACCGTTTGGAGAACCCGGTGGAGCGGCTGGCGCTGTACGTCCGTGCCCAGGTGGTTGACCTCAGCCGCCGCCACCTCCCGCCGGGGCCTGCCATGGGGGCGGTGCTGTCGCCGTCGTCCTTTGCCAAGCTCTCCGACCATGTGGGCGAGCTCAGCGTCCTGCTGCAGGGCATCCTGCGTGACGGCATGGAGCAGGGCTACCTGCCGGTGGCGGACGTGGGCCAGCAGTCCCAGCTCATCCTGGGCACCTTGTCCTCAAGTGCCGCGAGGGGCAGCGACGAGCCGGCCGAACTGGAGGCGCGCGTGGCGCGGACCGTGCGCTTCATCCAGTTGGGCGCCGGTGCAAGGTTCGACGACGGCGGCCGGCCCGTGCGCGTCGGACAGCTCCCGGCTGTGGCCGGCTGA